The genomic interval CGTCGTATAGCCATTGACAAGACAAAATGAGCCCAAAACCCTAGCCCCAAATGGGCGAGTATATATAAAGAGCCACAACCTTACAAACCCTCGTTTCAGTGGAGGCGTTGGTGGAGAGCGAAGAAGGCGAAAATGTCGAAGCGAGGAAGGGGAGGATCGGCCGGAAACAAGTTCCGGATGTCGCTGGGTCTTCCCGTGGCGGCGACGGTGAACTGCGCTGACAACACAGGTGCAAAGAATCTCTACATTATCTCCGTCAAAGGGATCAAGGGACGTCTTAACCGTCTTCCTTCAGCTTGTGTCGGCGATATGGTTATGGCCACAGTTAAGAAAGGAAAGCCTGATCTTCGTAAGAAGGTTCTTCCTGCTGTCATCGTTCGTCAGCGCAAGCCATGGCGCCGAAAGGACGGTGTCTTCATGTACTTTGAAGGTATAATATAATTCCTTTTATCGTTTGTTGAACTGAGAATTAGGgttttgtttttgtattttgattttgttgttgCTTCCCTGAATTTAATCTGAGTGACCAAATCATGGGTTTTGGTCATTTGTTTTGAGAAGCATATATTGAGCTTTGTTAAAAGTACCAGCTTTAAACAGCATAATGGTTTTTGTCAATAGCATTGTGTTACCTGTCATCTGGTACATGATTTGATCTTTTTATTAATTGGGTTTTGGTTTCTTTGTTTGATTTCTCATTTTGAAGTGTATAAGGTTTTGAATTTTAACACTGCAATTCTTGTATCCATGTTTAATCGTATATAACTATTTTGGTGTTCttattagttgttttatttaataGTATGGTTATTAAGTCATTATGAGAATTCATTTAGTGATTCATAATTCTAATGAAATGAACTTGATATTGTGTTTGCAGATAATGCTGGTGTGATTGTCAACCCCAAGGGAGAAATGAAAGGTAATCTGATTTTCATCCTtatgcttttaatatttataatcacAGAAGCATAGCTAATCTGATAGATTCAAATAATGTTGAATGTGGCTTTCACTACATtaaaaaacttatattttgatcTTTTATGGGAGATGGTGTTGTTATGTACATAATACGTACATAAGCATTATTAATTTGATCTGGTTCATATAATATTGAATGggacttttatttttacttgGAGAAAAAAAAGCTATTTTCTTAATTGATGGGAGATGGTagtgttatatataatatacaaatgCTTTGCTAGTTTGATCAGATTTTTGTAATAGTGAATGAGACTttcacttgaaaaaaaaatgaaaaaagacattttgatcattgatGGGTGATGGGTTTGTTATGTAGATATTGAAACTCTGATCACTTGTAACTTCACTTTAGAGATGTTTTGAGTTtggaattaataatttttgtttggtGATTGTATTGCAGGGTCTGCCATTACTGGACCAATCGGAAAAGAGTGTGCTGATCTATGGCCAAGAATTGCAAGTGCTGCCAATGCTATTGTCTAAGAAGAAAGTCTTAATTTCAGCTATAGTtctttattgtgttttttattttgtttgctGATTGTAGGATTTccaattttgtttaatttttgtttgtttgttgtggACAACCATATATTTTGGAGTAGATTATCCTtatttataatcttaattttagtttgttattattattatttttccttTGTGTATTTCTCCATTTTTTCAGCTTTAGTTTTTATGTTAAGGTTCATAGTATACCACTATGAACAACATCCTATCTAAAAACGACattaaaatgaataaagataattTGATTGTAAAGTGTCGTTTTGGATCGAAAATGTTCTCTTGAACTGTGTGACGACTTGTCGTTGCTCATGGATAATCAACATTGCAACGCTCGTATATACTCAAAAGATTTTAGGTGGCGAAATTATGGTAAATTTCCATTAATATAGGTGGCGTTTgttaacacttttttaatcagttttttgtttttaaaagtagaaaagtgaaaatatttttcataataaacttttttaatcaattttttgtttttaaaagtagaaaagtgaaaatattttttaaaaacatgttctataaaactgtttttactttttcaatttaacaattagaaatcaaaattttaaaaacaacaaaaatcactttcaatatttttttaaacagttttttttttttaatcaatcttttggattacgaccagaccctcgccacggccctggcgctgtttttaaaattgaaaaacaaaattagttacaaaacgcatttttgtttttcaaaaataaattttttaaaaatgattaaaaaattaaaaaacaaaagtattaccaaacggcaccatagcaaattttttcattttattttttacaaaaattattttttagtaaaataataaaccGTTATCtagtaaaattttaagtttaaaatgtataaaaaaaaaattattaatttttttttcatattacaTTAAGGGTGAATACCATTTTGGATCCgcgttttgtaaaagttacaaattggaccctgtgttttgttaaatgacaaaatggacactgtattttctaaaatagtaaaaataggcctctgagcttaatttttgacaacttttttttttaatacaatcaacttgaagacaatgcttaatacgaacagatacaaaaaatgtaaacagttttatcatatcacttttagatcggattataattaaactttattttgacaaaaaattaattcagggtcctatttgtactattttagaaaatacatagtctattttatcatttaacaaaacacagagtccaattggtaacttttgtaaaacaaatggtccaaaatggtatttacccttacattaaaataagtattacattaaaatgacatttcaatattttaaaatgcaactaaacaaaaaataaaaataaaataaaaattatttcttttccattccatttcattactttCAATCAAACACAACTTTAAATTAACACCACATTCTTGAATCACTAATACACACTTTGCTAATGGCTCTTTAGCCGTTTTAAGAaactatatttaaataaaattaaaattatgctCTAACTACTCTAGAAGCTGCCTAAAGGTAGGAAATGGGAGACCTCATTATGGATTTAATTATTACATTATATATTGGGTTTTTATCTCATATGGAcctttttcataattttgtggGTCGTataatgcatgcatgcatgcattgTCTTGAAAATTAAACCTTCAATTCTCTCATTTCCTTAAACATAAATccatataattattttcaacTTATTTTCTTACATACATACATTTACATTTCttactatatatttatttttatttatttatttttcacaatATAATACAAgctcacataataataataataataataataaaattatttaattccCAAAAAGCCCCTCCTTCAGTCTCTCACAATCAACCAAATAAGCAAACCCATAAGCAAGATTCTTCAAAGCAGCCTCATGCAACTCTTCATTCGCCGTCGCCGTCGCATCCCTACTgaaaaaaaccctaaaccctcTCACAAAAGCGTCACGCGCCGTCGTCTCACAGCACAGATTAGTCATAACACCAGCAACGATCACCTCCTCCACGCGCCGCTCCCTCAGAATCTCCTCCAGCTCAGTACCCTGAAAAGCACTGTACGTGTTCTTCTCCAAAACGACATCTTCGCCGAGGCGGAGATCGGAGTCCAGATCGGGCATGAGTTCGGCTTCGGGAGTTCCGTCGAAGATTAGTTCGCCGTTCCACCACTCGGCGAGGATGGGATTGTCGTCGAGGGATTTGTGGCAGTGACGCGTGAAGATGACGGGGATGGAAGCGCGTCGGCATAGACGGATGGTTGAGAGGAGGTTGGGGAGGATTGGTTTGGCCATGGAGGAGAAGTAGTTTTGAACGTCGATTACGAGTAAGGCGGCGGATCTAGGGTTAGGGTTTCGTGTTCTGATGTCGTATTTGTTGTAGCTTGAAGATTTTGTTACAGTGGAAGCCATTGATGATAGTGGAGAATTCCAGAAACTCAAATTGAAGATGATAAgtgtaaatatatacatactctatatatatatatatactagttgtGGATAAGACACGTGTCacctatttttgtttttttgtttttaattattattttacaaaataatttgATAAAGAAAACACAAGataattgattaagaaaatattaaattaatgataaaaaaatgtatattatttGGGTTGTTAATATGTCTATTTTTGTTGATATATAAGTTTGGAAATTAGGTAGTGGAGTTCTTAAAAGgtcaataatttattaaaagtgGGCTCTGTTGAATGGGATGAGTAACTTCTTCACGATTTATTTGTTCAGAGGGATATTGATTTGATTCGTTGTATTCCGTTGTCTCCGTCTTCAGTTGAGGATGCTTGGTTTTGGATGTTGGAGACGCATAGGGATTATTCTGTCAAAAGTGCTTATCGCGCCTTACAAGTATGAAGTGGTAGGTGGAATACTCAAGACAATTTGGGTTTTTGGAGGATGTTTTTGAACTTGAAATTGCCTCCTAAGGTGAAGAATTTTCTTTGGCGAGGTCTTACTAATGGTCTCCCTACTCTTGTGTCTCTACGGTCTAAAAGGGCCCACGTGAGTGGATTGTGTCCGATGTGTAATCGGGAGgatgagacaatttttcatATCATGGTTAGTTGTGCTTTTACTAAGAATTGTCTAGAAAGGATGCTGGGAGGGACGGTTGGAGGGGGTGAAGCTGCTGTGTTTGGCAGCTGGTTTGATAATGTTTGTAAGGTGCAGCTTATGGATCGTATTGAGAGGCTTGCTATGCTTCTTTTGGGAGTTTGGGGAGCTCGTAATGACTTGGTTTGGAATAATAAGGCTTTGTCGTTAGAGAGGGTGGTGAATGCTACAATTACTTACCTTGATTCTTAGAAGAGTGCTCAGTTGGAAAGTAGAGTTGTGTCGCCAATTTCTGGTCCGAATACTTCCGGGCGTGAGCAATGGGCTAAACCTTGTTTTGGTTAGATTAAAGTTAATTGTGATGCTGCTATCTTTGAGGATGACAATAGTCTTGGTTTGGGGTAGATTCCTCGGGATCATAATGGTTTATTCATGATGTGTTGGCGGTTAAAACTTATGGTCAACCCGACGCGTTTTTGGCTGAAGCTATGACGTTGAAGGAGGCGCTCAATTGGTTGAAGGGAAGGTGGGTTGAGGGGGATGTGCTTGCTGGTGTGGTTATGGAATCGGACTAGCTGCTGTTGGTGCAAGTCGTGCAACAGAAGAAGCGTTTGTTGTCTCCGGTGGGCCTTTTAATTTCGGATTTTGTTGCTCTTATGCAATCCTCTCTTTTGTTTcctatttcaattaattttgttaaacggTGTGGGAACCAGACGACTAACTTTTTGACTCGTTCTTCTGGTTCTATTCCTGACTGTGTTTCCCACGAGAGTTTTGTCCCTGCTGGTTTGGAAGCTATCTTGGTAGCtgatttgatttaataaaatttaattttttttggctaaAAAGAAAGGTTGTTTGGGTAGATTTTATGCCTGTTTCcacatttacaaaaaaaaaattaatctaatttttttttatgattgctTACgctgtaattatttaaaaccactttgtaaatttttagaaaattataaattgttacgatattaaaaataaagtttaaacagttATTTACTATGCGTATATGAAAAAATAGTTTCACGTACAACtaaatatgtaaattttatGTTTGATATTGTAAATTACTAGCACTTTTAaatggtaaataccattttagaccatgtgttttgtaaaagttataaattagacctcctgttttgttaaatgacaaaatagaccctgtattttctaaaattgtacaaataggaccctgagctaattttttgtcaaaataaaacttaataataataatcagatctagagattttattataaaacTGATTACAGTTTGTGTCTGTTCGTATTAGtaattgtcttaaagttggttatattaaaaaataaaataataaaaaattgaacttagggtcttatttgtaccattttaaaaaatataagatctattttatcatttaacaaaacagagagtctaataaataatttttacaaaacacatgatcaaaaataatatttaccctttATAAGTGCGAAAGAAGCTAGTTTTCCATAATCatatacatttattttaatttttactgtaataaaacttttatattttcttattttaattattatacctcaatatataatatatttcattttaaatatattaggATATGTGAAAAATAGCTCATGTATCATATCTATAATTTAATATCACTTATTTTaccttaataataattaaaaaaaattattaaccaTTTGTAGATGCTAGTAGAATAACATAGCAATTTATGTAAaatgaaaatgacaaaatagggattttaaaagttatttttttgcaCTTTATGTACGACATGTCGTATAAAGGATATCGtcgtttataaaaaatatacgaCATGTCGTATAAAAGTTATCGTCGTTTATCAAAAAATGCTACTAAGATTATTGTACGACATGTCGTATAAAAGCTATCGTCGTTTTCCAAGTGAATGGCGGGAAAATCAGAGACTCCAATACGAGCCGGCGGCGATTTTTCTTCTAAGCGAAAattttagaagaagaagaagatgggatcatggttcCACCCAGATATTTCATTGGAGGAATTGATGAAACTGATAAAAGGGTTCGTAGATATACTCATTCTCACATCTGGGTATCAATCTTCTGGTCGTATTGCTCACTGGGATCCCATTAACATTAACAAAGCTTTTCAATGGGCTTTCTTCTTTGAAAATGTAAGAACTTTCTATCATTTATTGTTGTTCTTCTTTTAGTTTTGTTGTATTGAATTCTTATACTTTCATATGAATTTTCATTTGGGGTATGCTTCAATTTTATGTATGAATTATAATCCTTAGGAATTAGCTTCCAACAGCTTGACAGTAAGAACTTGTTATGTTGGTTTAGAATCGGTTAAGTTTGTTATAGTTCAAGTTTTAGTCTTTTCTTTTCAGCTTTGTAAGTAAAAATTTAGAGTGAATTAAGAGAGAGTAAGTGAGAGTTGATAGCATTGTAAAGTGAGAGAGAGCTTGGGAAACCTGAAGTCCAAGATCAGTGTTCTTGGTGAAACTCTAGCTGAGCTTTTTTGG from Cannabis sativa cultivar Pink pepper isolate KNU-18-1 chromosome 4, ASM2916894v1, whole genome shotgun sequence carries:
- the LOC115714529 gene encoding large ribosomal subunit protein uL14x/uL14z/uL14y, with product MSKRGRGGSAGNKFRMSLGLPVAATVNCADNTGAKNLYIISVKGIKGRLNRLPSACVGDMVMATVKKGKPDLRKKVLPAVIVRQRKPWRRKDGVFMYFEDNAGVIVNPKGEMKGSAITGPIGKECADLWPRIASAANAIV
- the LOC115715192 gene encoding nicotinamidase 2, encoding MYIFTLIIFNLSFWNSPLSSMASTVTKSSSYNKYDIRTRNPNPRSAALLVIDVQNYFSSMAKPILPNLLSTIRLCRRASIPVIFTRHCHKSLDDNPILAEWWNGELIFDGTPEAELMPDLDSDLRLGEDVVLEKNTYSAFQGTELEEILRERRVEEVIVAGVMTNLCCETTARDAFVRGFRVFFSRDATATANEELHEAALKNLAYGFAYLVDCERLKEGLFGN